Proteins from a single region of Primulina tabacum isolate GXHZ01 chromosome 5, ASM2559414v2, whole genome shotgun sequence:
- the LOC142544591 gene encoding transcription factor RAX1-like, whose product MNSSMGRSPCCDKTKVKRGPWSPEEDCTLKNYVEKYGTGGNWIALPHKAGLKRCGKSCRLRWLNYLRPDIKHGGFTKEEDDIILALYQNIGSRWSVIASNLPGRTDNNVKNYWNTKFKKKLMAADTTILSSTSTTADSDTALARTSSEASITSTINYSDDWYENFNPDCYPEMIDLQTIQVLEDRQLQVPLFVENPRNYSNYFGFPAISEEVSGQLSPSLFEDINTYSSGSIWSNGSGEDYALFPVDLGPGLV is encoded by the exons ATGAATTCGAGCATGGGAAGATCACCTTGTTGTGACAAAACGAAAGTGAAGAGAGGGCCATGGTCCCCTGAGGAGGATTGCACTCTCAAGAACTACGTCGAAAAATACGGCACCGGTGGAAATTGGATAGCACTACCACATAAAGCAG GATTGAAGCGTTGTGGGAAGAGTTGTCGGTTGAGATGGCTGAATTATCTCAGACCAGATATCAAGCATGGAGGGTTCACCAAGGAAGAAGATGACATTATTTTGGCTCTCTATCAGAACATTGGAAGCAG ATGGTCTGTGATAGCTTCTAATCTTCCGGGAAGGACAGATAACAACGTGAAAAATTACTGGAATACCAAGTTCAAAAAGAAGCTAATGGCCGCAGATACAACCATCCTTTCGAGTACCTCCACTACCGCCGACAGCGACACGGCCCTAGCAAGAACTAGTTCAGAAGCATCGATAACTAGTACCATTAATTACTCTGATGATTggtatgaaaattttaatccCGATTGCTATCCAGAAATGATTGATTTACAAACAATACAAGTTCTTGAAGACCGTCAGCTGCAAGTTCCATTATTCGTCGAAAACCCACGAAATTATTCGAATTACTTCGGATTTCCGGCAATATCAGAAGAAGTTTCAGGCCAGCTATCGCCTTCTTTGTTTGAGGACATCAATACGTATTCTAGTGGATCAATATGGTCAAATGGATCAGGAGAAGACTATGCATTATTTCCAGTAGATCTGGGGCCTGGATTAGTTTAG
- the LOC142544592 gene encoding small ribosomal subunit protein eS30z/eS30y/eS30x, whose product MGKVHGSLARAGKVRGQTPKVAKQDKKKKPRGRAHKRMQYNRRFVTAVVGFGKKRGPNSSEK is encoded by the exons ATGG GTAAGGTACACGGGTCACTGGCACGTGCTGGGAAGGTGAGAGGACAGACGCCGAAGGTGGCGAAGCAAGACAAGAAGAAGAAACCCCGCGGCCGTGCTCACAAGCGTATGCAATACAACCGCCGTTTCGTCACTGCCG TTGTTGGCTTTGGAAAGAAGAGGGGACCAAATTCATCTGAGAAGTAA
- the LOC142544593 gene encoding cation-dependent phenylpropanoid and flavonoid 8-O-methyltransferase 1-like: MEAEAEAEAKAGSLMDIGLLRNYDLYQYLLETSVYPHEADSLKELRALTSTHPMAVMGTNPDSGQLMGLLLKLINAKRTIEIGVFTGYSLLLTALTIPEDGKITAIDPDRSSYEIGLPIIKKAGVEHKIDFVEAEALPALEKLLEDHDNHDAFDFAFVDADKHNYVSYHEKLLGLLKPGGMVIYDNTLWAGTVAMPEDSVPPGLLPFRKPVIELNKYLTADTRVQICQIPVGDGMTICRRL; the protein is encoded by the exons ATGGAAGCGGAAGCGGAAGCTGAAGCTAAAGCTGGCTCCTTGATGGATATTGGGTTGTTGCGAAACTATGATTTGTATCAG TATTTGCTGGAGACTAGTGTGTATCCACACGAGGCAGACTCTCTCAAAGAGTTGAGAGCTCTCACTTCAACTCATCCCAT GGCCGTAATGGGTACAAATCCTGATTCCGGTCAGCTGATGGGCTTACTCTTGAAACTCATCAATGCCAAAAGAACAATTGAAATCGGAGTTTTTACTGGATATTCCCTTCTTCTAACTGCACTAACCATTCCCGAAGATGGAAAG ATCACGGCCATCGATCCGGATCGAAGCTCGTACGAGATTGGGTTGCCCATAATCAAAAAGGCCGGTGTCGAGCACAAAATAGATTTTGTCGAGGCTGAGGCTCTTCCCGCGCTTGAAAAACTGTTGGAAGAT CACGACAATCACGATGCATTCGACTTTGCTTTCGTCGATGCTGATAAACATAACTACGTGAGTTACCATGAAAAGCTGTTAGGACTTCTGAAACCCGGCGGGATGGTTATATACGATAACACGCTCTGGGCAGGAACGGTGGCGATGCCGGAGGATTCTGTTCCACCGGGATTGTTGCCGTTTCGGAAACCTGTGATCGAGTTGAATAAATATTTGACCGCGGACACTCGCGTGCAAATTTGTCAAATTCCTGTGGGTGATGGGATGACCATATGCCGGCGTTTGTAA
- the LOC142547210 gene encoding 1-aminocyclopropane-1-carboxylate synthase 7-like, whose product MVADNEQYLSVRLSKVAVSETHGEDSPYFAGWKAYDENPYDELCDSSGVIQMGLAENQVSFDLVEKYLEKHSANMGKETSSFRENALFQDYHGLKSFRKAMASFMEQIRGGRAKFDPDKIVITAGATAANELLTFILADPGDALLIPTPYYPGFDRDLRWRTGVNIIPIHCKSSNNFEITQESLESAYDEAESKNVKVRGVLITNPSNPLGATITRTVVEGILEFVTRKNIHLVSDEIYSGSAFSSDEFVSVSEILEARKYQDSERVHIVYSLSKDLGLPGFRVGTIYSYNDHVVKTARRMSSFTLISSQTQQLIASLLSDRKFTENYIKTNRERLKKRQQMIVSGLENSGIQCLKGNAGLFCWMNLSPLLEECTKEQELDLWKLILNEVKLNISPGSSCHCSEPGWFRVCFANMSERTLDVALKRIHGFIISRKFMKRIDGE is encoded by the exons ATGGTGGCAGATAATGAGCAGTACTTGTCTGTTAGATTGTCGAAAGTTGCTGTATCAGAAACACACGGTGAAGATTCACCATATTTTGCTGGTTGGAAAGCATATGATGAAAATCCTTATGATGAATTGTGCGACTCCTCTGGAGTTATACAGATGGGACTCGCAGAAAATCAA GTTTCATTTGATCTGGTGGAGAAATACCTGGAAAAGCATTCAGCAAACATGGGAAAGGAAACTTCCTCCTTTAGAGAGAATGCGCTATTTCAAGATTATCATGGGCTGAAATCTTTCAGAAAG GCAATGGCAAGCTTTATGGAACAAATTCGAGGGGGGCGAGCGAAATTCGACCCCGATAAAATTGTTATAACAGCGGGAGCAACAGCAGCAAATGAGCTGTTAACTTTCATTTTAGCTGATCCAGGAGATGCTTTGCTTATTCCAACTCCTTACTACCCAgg GTTTGACAGGGATTTAAGGTGGAGAACTGGTGTAAATATAATCCCAATTCATTGCAAAAGTTCAAACAATTTCgaaataactcaagaatctttAGAATCAGCCTACGACGAAGCCGAGTCAAAGAACGTCAAAGTTAGAGGAGTCCTCATAACAAATCCCTCAAACCCTTTGGGCGCAACGATTACACGAACTGTTGTCGAAGGGATTCTTGAATTCGTTACGCGCAAAAACATCCATCTTGTCTCGGATGAAATCTACTCGGGATCAGCATTCTCTTCCGATGAATTTGTCAGCGTTTCTGAAATTCTCGAGGCGAGAAAATACCAAGATTCCGAAAGGGTGCACATTGTTTATAGCCTTTCCAAAGATTTAGGGCTTCCAGGTTTTAGGGTTGGCACCATTTATTCTTACAATGATCATGTCGTGAAAACTGCAAGAAGAATGTCTAGTTTCACTTTGATTTCTTCACAAACTCAACAGCTTATCGCTTCACTGCTTTCGGATCGAAAATTCACAGAAAACTACATTAAAACGAATCGAGAAAGGTTGAAAAAGAGGCAGCAAATGATTGTTTCGGGGTTGGAAAATTCTGGGATCCAGTGTTTGAAGGGAAATGCTGGATTGTTTTGTTGGATGAATTTGAGCCCTTTGTTGGAGGAGTGTACGAAAGAACAAGAACTAGATTTGTGGAAATTAATATTGAATGAAGTGAAATTGAATATATCTCCGGGATCTTCTTGCCATTGTTCCGAGCCCGGATGGTTTAGGGTTTGCTTTGCAAACATGAGCGAACGTACACTCGATGTTGCACTCAAAAGAATTCATGGTTTTATAATTAGTAGAAAATTTATGAAGAGAATTGATGGAGAATAA